A window of the Loxodonta africana isolate mLoxAfr1 chromosome 3, mLoxAfr1.hap2, whole genome shotgun sequence genome harbors these coding sequences:
- the LOC135230496 gene encoding serine/threonine-protein kinase MARK2-like: MLQSHLAFSAVEETHVGRYHLLRTIGKGASAKVKLAQHIITGQEVAIKIIDKIQHTSSDLHRLYREIEIMKDLHHPNIVKLFEVIENEHALYIVMEYASGRDLFYHLVNHGFMSEKEAQTKFQQIVSAVKYCHNKGIVHRDLKTENLLLDKRMNIKLADFGLGTEFTPGSKLDTFCGTPPYSAPELLQGEKYDGPPVDVWSLGVILYFMVSGCLPFRGKTLTKLREQVLQGQYHVPFHMSSQCQHLLSKIFIRDPRKRATLEDILAHLWMKMSHEEKQKLYVQPLPDYNNPWHTEVTVNTGYMQEDIHDSLLNHNYNDANATYLILRHETYDIDSHTSILEPQAEAHCTDSHTPSSSHEVPPTVCPKPKQRSYTEPTIPTFGYYIRDALNTLSEGGMGTSMVSTSPSFSLALAHLRQQSTTAWAQPNQDSDLYAKVTNSEVPQPITPPQCVSVPSSSAYTINESAGAPEKTSFTQECQN, encoded by the coding sequence ATGTTACAGAGCCACTTAGCCTTCTCTGCTGTGGAGGAAACTCATGTGGGACGCTACCACCTCCTCAGAACCATCGGCAAGGGGGCATCTGCCAAGGTCAAGCTGGCCCAGCACATCATCACCGGCCAAGAGGTAGCCATTAAAATAATTGACAAGATCCAGCACACGTCCTCTGACCTCCACAGACTATACAGAGAGATAGAAATTATGAAGGATCTCCATCATCCAAATATTGTAAAGCTGTTTGAAGTCATAGAGAATGAGCACGCCCTCTATATAGTGATGGAGTATGCAAGTGGAAGGGACCTCTTTTACCACCTAGTGAATCATGGCTTCATGAGCGaaaaagaggcccaaacgaaATTCCAACAAATAGTGTCAGCGGTGAAGTACTGCCACAACAAGGGTATTGTTCATAGGGATCTGAAAACAGAAAACCTACTGTTGGACAAGCGAATGAACATCAAACTTGCAGACTTTGGTTTAGGAACTGAATTCACCCCAGGGAGCAAGCTGGATACCTTCTGTGGCACTCCCCCTTATTCTGCCCCAGAACTCCTTCAGGGAGAAAAGTATGACGGACCCCCAGTGGATgtgtggagcctgggagtcatccTATACTTCATGGTAAGCGGATGTCTGCCTTTTCGTGGGAAGACCTTGACGAAGCTGCGAGAGCAGGTGCTGCAGGGACAATATCACGTTCCCTTCCACATGTCTAGCCAGTGTCAACACCTGCTCAGTAAAATTTTCATTCGTGACCCAAGAAAGAGAGCCACATTAGAGGACATCCTAGCACATCTATGGATGAAGATGagccatgaagaaaaacaaaagctctATGTGCAGCCACTCCCAGACTACAATAACCCCTGGCACACTGAGGTGACGGTGAACACGGGTTACATGCAGGAAGACATTCATGACTCACTGTTGAACCACAATTACAATGATGCGAACGCCACCTATCTGATCCTGCGTCACGAAACATATGACATTGACAGCCACACCAGCATCCTGGAACCCCAGGCTGAAGCCCATTGCACCGATAGCCACACTCCTTCCTCATCCCATGAAGTGCCTCCTACCGTCTGTCCTAAACCCAAACAGCGTAGTTACACCGAACCCACCATTCCCACCTTTGGTTACTACATCCGcgatgctttgaacactctatCTGAGGGAGGGATGGGGACATCCATGGTGTCTACTTCTCCATCAttctccctggccctggcccaCCTGCGGCAGCAATCTACCACAGCCTGGGCACAGCCCAACCAGGACTCTGACCTGTATGCCAAGGTGACAAACAGTGAGGTGCCACAGCCCATCACACCACCCCAGTGTGTTTCTGTGCCTTCCTCCTCAGCCTACACCATCAACGAGAGTGCCGGGGCCCCGGAGAAAACCAGTTTTACCCAGGAATGTCAAAACTAA